The Candidatus Zixiibacteriota bacterium genome contains the following window.
CATTGGCGATGATGTATTCAGCCGCGTCGGCAACATTGTCAAGGTGTGGACCAAACAGCACCGGCGTCCTCGCCCAGACCGGTTCGAGAATGTTATGCCCGCCGATTTCGACCAGCGTACCGCCGACAAAAGCCAGATCAGCCGCCTGGTAAAGATCGTTGAGCAGGCCCATCCGGTCAACCAGCGACACCGCCTCGCACGCCCGGCCATCTCCGTAAAGGCAGGACGGTATATTCGTGGTGTCGATCAAACGCCGCACCTCGTCGAGCCGTTCGAGATGGCGTGGCGCCAGCACCATGCGAAGCTGCGGATACTTCTTGTGCAACTCGGCGAATACCGCCAGGAGGACGGCCTCTTCACCGGGGCGGGTGGAACCAGCCACGAGCAAAAACCGATCCATCGCGACACCGAGCTCGGCCCGAATCTCCTCGACCCACTCTTTCGACTTCATGGCCACCGGCGCGTCGAACTTCATATCCCCGGCGACCACGCCTTTCGACGGGTCGAGCCCAAAAGACAGAAAGCGCTCCCGATCGGCCTCTGATTTGAAGAAGAACCGTTCGTATTTCGATAGCAGTCGCCGCAGGCTCCGCGCCATGAAACGGTATTTCCCCTGCGAGCTTTCGGTCATGCGGCCGTTGACCAGGATGATCGGGATGCCTCTGCGGGCGGCGGCACCGATCAGGTTGGGCCAGATTTCAGTCTCCGCGACTACAATTATCCTGGGCCGAAGCTGACCGATCACACGAGTGAAAAGCGGGAGCACGTCGAGCGGAAGCACCGCCACCGATACGCGCCGAGGCAGAACCGCGCGGGCGGTTTCGACTCCGGTGCGAGTGACCGCAGTGACATGCACGCGGATGTCAGGTTTACTCTTGATCAGGAAGGCGGTCAGGTTGCTGATCACGCGGATTTCGCCGACCGACGCGGCGTGCATCCATAGATCGACCGGGTGTGGTGGGAGATCGAGACCGAGCCGCCCGCGCCAAACCTCGTCGCGGCGCGCCGCACGCCAGCGCGCCCACGGATACACCAGCAGGTACAGCAGGAATGTGAGAAGGCGATACAGCAGGATCATAGGAACTCCGCGATCGCCTCCGCCGCCCGTTCCGAGGCACCAACACCGCCCAGTAGCGACGGTACCCGCCGGAGCGCCTGTGTTACTCGAGTGCGATACCGCTCATCAGCCAGGTACCGCTCAAGCTCGGCGACCATTCGGTCCGGGGATGCCTCGTGCTGGATCAGTTCGGGCACGACCTTTTCACCTAATACGAGATTGACCAGCGCGATCTTGTCCAGCGTCACCAGGCGTCGCGCGATCTGGTAGGTCAGAAAACCAGTCTTGTAAACAACCACCATCGGGCGGCCGATAATAGCGGCCTCGAGCGTGGCCGTACCCGACGAGGCCAGCACCAGATCGGACTCGTAAACCACCCGGCGGGCATCGTCGTAGCTAAGTCTGACGCCGTAATCGCTGTACATGCCACAGATCGAATCGTAATCATACGCGCCGGTAAGCGCCGCAACTACCGAGGTCAGACCATGACTGCGATGCATCCGCGCCGCGGCCTCGAGCATCGGCGGCAGCATCCGCTCGATCTCCTGCGGGCGCGAGCCGGGCAATAGCGCGTTCAGCCCGTTCCCCGGCGCAGCGGTCGACACATACTCAGGCGGAATATCCTCGAGCAGGTAGTGACCCACAAACCGGCAGGCGACACCTTGCTCCCGGTAGAACGGTTCCTCGAAGGGCAGGATTACCAGCATCCGGTCAACCAGCTTGCGGATTTGCTCCAGACGTTCGCTCCCCCATGCCCACACCTGAGGGGAGATGTAATAAACTGTGGGAATACCAAGCGGGCGTATCCTGTCGGCCAGCCTCAGATTGAAACCTGGATAGTCCACAAGGAGTATCAGTGATGGCCGCCGCCGTTCAATTGCACTGATACATCGCCGCATCAATCGGCGAAAGAAAAGCGCCCTGCGGGCGACCTCCCAAAATCCGAGCACCGCCAAATCAGCCGGTTGGGTCAGTTGCTCCTGCCCCAGTTGTCTCATCCGCGCACCGCCGAGGCCGAACGTACGGACACCCGGCTGTTTGTGCTGTAGTGCTGCTATGACCCGGCTGACGGCGATATCGCCCGACGGGTCCCCGGCCGACACGAATAGGAGCGGGTCGTCCATTCAGACCGCCTGCTCCTGCAGCATTCGGTCAATTGAGTCCAGTCCGATCCGCTTGACCTCGAGCGCCACCCGCAGCGCTTCAGCGGCTTCGTCGATCGTGACCGCGACCGGGTTGTCGTTGATGACCGCATCAAGAAACGACGACAACTCGGCGCCGAGCATGTCCTCGCCGGTGTCGGTCTTCTTGGTATAGAGGATGTCTTTGCCGGACTTGCCGAGCGGCACGCGCAGGCCGCCCGCGTCATTGTCACTGGTTGCCAGTTGGTAGATATCCGCCTGCTTTTGCGCCAGGTCGAGCGAGAAGTAGCCTGACTTTTGAAAGATGCGGAGCTTGCGCATCTGGTGGAGCGATATCCGCGACGACGTAAGATTGGCCACCGCGCCGTTCTCAAAAGTCAGACGGGCGTTGGCGATATCCGCCTCATCGGAAACTACCGCCACGGCCGACGCCTGGATATTGGCGACTTGGGAGCGAGTGAACATGAGGGCGAGGTCGATGTCATGTATCATCAGGTCGAGCACGACCGCCACATCGGTGCCACGCGGATCAAAGGCCGCGAGGCGGTGGGCCTCGATAAACGACGGCCTGACCTCGATATCCGCCAGCGCTCGCACCGCCGGGTTGAACCGCTCGATCTGGCCGACCGTGACTTTGACCCCACACCTTTTCGCCAGTTCCTTCAGCTTGCGGGCTTCGTCGAGCGAGGGAGTAATTGGCTTTTCAATAAGGCAGTGGATACCGCAATCGATCAGTTTCGAGGCTACCTCGAAGTGCGCACTGGTAGTGACAACGATAGCGACCGCCTCGGCGGATTCGGCCAGCGTATCGAGCGAATCAAACGCCCTGACGCCGTACTCAGAGGCGTTCTTGGCGGCTTTGTCGCGATCAAGGTCATAGAGCCCGACCAGTTCGGACTGTTCGAGTTTGGCGAGCCATTTGAGGTGGTGCCTGCCGAGCGAGCCGACTCCTACCACGGCGGTTTTCAGTTTTCTCATCTGCGGACCTTTCGGAATGCCGGTGTGGCCTGAAAGTACGAAGATCAATGGGTAACATAAAGCGGAAACTCGAACCCAGTACGGGGGATGGCAATCTCATCTACTCGCCCGTGGTGGACCAGGCCCCGATCGAGCCGTGGGCAGGCTCCACCACGCACACTGACTGTGCGAACAATCGGAAATAGATCGCCCCCCTACTTCACCATCCCTCTCCCCGAACGCTCGACAAACTCGAGAATCTTCTTCACTTCGTCAATCGGCTCGATCTCCGCTTTGATCCGCTCCACCGCCTGAGTTGTGTTGAGATTGGAAAAGAACAGCAGCTTGAACGTGCTCTCCAGCGTGCGAAGAACCTCCGGTCTGAACCCTCGCCGCTTAAGCCCGATCGAGTTCAAACCTACCACTTTCAGCGGATACCCGCCCACCAGTGAGTACGGGCAGACATCCTGCTGCACCCGGAACCCGCCGCCGATCATGCAATGACATCCGATCTTGACAAACTGGTGCACCGGCAGGACACCGCCGAGGATAGCATAGTCATCGATTTCAATGTGCCCGGCCAGGTTTACTGAGTTGGCCATGATGACGTTGTCACCGATATGGCAGTCGTGCGCCACGTGGGCGTACGCCATAATAAAGCAGTTCTTGCCGACCCGCGTTTCCCCGGTCGCCTGGGTGCCCCGGTTGAGCGTGGCGTATTCGCGGATTGTCGTGTGGTCGCCGATCTTGAGAACAGTCTTCTCGCCGGCGAATTTCAGATCCTGCGGGACAGTCCCCAGCACGGCGCCGTGCGATATTGTCACCCCGCTGCCAATACGCGTGCCGGGGGCTATGAGCACATCAGACGCGATATTGGTTCCCGCGCCGATGACCACGTCCTCCTCGATAATCGTATGCGGCCCGACCGAAACGTCGTCGGCAAGTTCCGCTTTAGGCGAAACGATCGCCGTAGCGTGAATAAGGCTCATCGATCCACCACCATCGCCTTGAAATCGGCGCTGCACACCAGTTGCTCGTCGACATACGCCTTGCCGGTCATCTTGCAGGTGGCGTGGCGGAAGGCCTCCATCTCCAGCTCGAACCGAAGCTGATCACCCGGCATCACCGTGCGGCGAAACTTGGCGTTGTCAATCGACACAAAGAACGGCAGCTTGGTTTCCGGGTTTTCGACCGCGTTGAGCAGAAGCACGCCGCCTGCCTGGGCCATAGCCTCGAGTATCAGCACCCCGGGCATGATGGGATGATCGGGGAAATGCCCCTGGAAAAAAGGTTCGTTGAAAGTCACGTTTTTGACCCCCACTACCCGTTTGCCCGGCTCCATATCGACAATCCGGTCCACCAGCAGCATAGGATACCGATGCGGCAGAATCTTAAGTACCGCCTGAATATCGAACAGCGCCCGTCCGCCCTTGGAGTAGCGGCTGGCAATCCGCTTTTTCTTGTATAGCTCCCGCATCTTGCGAGCCAGGGCCACGTTGGCCCGGTGCCCCGACCGCGCCGCCAGCACATGCCCCTTGAACGGAGCGCCGATCAGGGCGAGGTCTCCCAGCAGATCGAGTGTCTTGTGCCTGACCGGCTCGTTGTAGAAACGGAGCGGGATGTCATTGATAATGCCGTTCTTACCAATAAATGCTTCGTCTTTCAGGTCAAGTGCCCGGCGAATGCGGTCTACTTCTACCTGCCCCTTATCGGAATCATAAAGAACAATCGCATTGTGAAGGCCGCCCCCTTTGATCAGTCCCTGAGCCTTGAGCGTTTCGATCTCCGTAAAGAAGCAGAAAGTTCGCGCCGGGGCGAATTCGGCGACGAATTCCTTTTCGAGGTCCTGAAGCGTGGTGTACTGGGTACCGAGCGCCGGATTCTTGTAGTCGATAAGGAAGGTAATCCGGAGATCGTTCGACGGCGTCACCACCAGGTCTACCCCGCGTTCCGGCTCGCTGTAAGACATAGGGGTATCTATTTCAAGATAGAACTTGTCGACATGCTGATCCTCGATCCCCGCCTCGAGCAGGCAGTCGACATACGGCTTGGCGGAACCGTCGCCGACCGGCGGCTCATTGGAATCGAGCTCGACAATCATGTTGTCAATCTGAAGCCCGGCGAAAGCGGCCAGAACATGCTCGACCGTGTGCACCCGGGCCTCCCCCTTCTGGAGAGTGGTGCCGCGCGAGATATCGACCACGTGATCGATATCGGCTATCACCCAGGGTTGCCCAGGGAGATCGATTCTGACAAAACGAATACCGGTATCCGGCTCGGCCGGCTTGAAAGTCATGGTGCAGGTGTTGCCGGTGTGAAGGCCGATTCCGGTAAGTGAAATCGAATTCCTGACAGTCCTTTGTTTCTCGTACATAAGCGTTGGTATGGTAATAGGTTGGCTCGGAGTATACCGTCCTTAGAGGACGTGTTCAAGCGGTTTTTTTGCGAGGACGTAACAAGCGACGTGATTGTCGAGGCATCCGCGCCGAAACACGCTTTCAGGCGACGCTGAATCTGTTGCGGCCGGTCCTGCTCCCGGTTCGACTCGCTCTACGGGTCGGGCTCGGAGTGAGGCTTGCCGCCAGTAAAGACAGACATTCGCTTTGGCACACGAGGACGTACGCCAACCACCTTGATGTAGCTTTGTCGCCGCCACCGCTTGTCTTGGCGCCGGCAACAGTTATATTGCAGTGTACACGCCAACAGGAGCAACTATGAGACTTTGCCGCACGCTTGTCACCGCCGTATTGATCACCCTTTCCGCCGCCACTCTTTTCAGTCAGGTTCCCAAAGACATTCAGGAGCGGGTCTTTATCGACCACAAAGATCAGCGCCGCCTGCTGGGGTCGTTTGATCTCGATATTGTCTGGACCGACTGGACCTATGTCGAGATTATTACCACCCCGGCCCAGATCGACTCCCTCCGCCGGGCCGGATTCAAAACCGAGACGATTCACGAATCGGTAGGTGACTTCTACCGCTCCCGCCTGCCCCAAAAGGACATGGGCGGGTACAAGACCCTGGCTGAGATCGACGCTTATCTCGACGGCATGATCGCCGATCACCCGAATTTGGTTTCCGCGAAACAATCGATCGGCCTCACTATCGAGGGACGCAATATCTGGGTGGTCAAGATTTCGGATAACCCGAATGTCGACGAAAACGAAGCCGAGGTGCTCTACACCGGGTGCATCCATGCCCGTGAGGTTGTCACGCCTGAAGTCCTCTTCCACTTCATGGACCATCTGACCAACCGGTACGACACCGACCCGGAAGTGAAAGATCTGGTGGATGACCGGGAGATATGGTTCATCCTGGTGTGTAATCCGGACGGCTATTATTACAATCAGGTTATTGCCCCATTCGGCGGGGGCCTTTGGCGCATGAATCGCCGTGACAACGGCAACGGCACGTTTGGAGTCGACGTAAACCGCAACTTCGGGTACATGTGGGGATACGACAACCAGGGATCCTCTCCGAATCCCGGGTCAGACACCTATCGTGGCACCGGCCCGTTTTCCGAACCGGAGTCCCAGGCGATACGCGACTTCATGATATCGCGCGAGTTCGTGCTCTCGGTTTTCTGGCACTCGTACGCCAATATCCTGATTTACCCCTGGGGGTACATACGGCTCCCCACCGACGATCACGACATTTATCGCGCACTTGGTGATTCGATCCAGAATCTCAACGGATACGAGCACGGTTTGGTAGCAGACCTGTTGTACCCGGTCAACGGCGGCGCCTTCGACTGGGAGTACGGCGAGCAGACGCTCAAGAACAAAGTGCTCGGGACGACAATCGAAGCGGGCGGACAGTCCGATGGTTTCTGGCCGTCGCTGGCACGCGCCGAGCAGATCAAGCAGGAGAACCTCCAGCCACTCATGTTCCTAACCCGTATGGCGGGTAACATCAACTCCCTGCGCGCCCCGGAACCGCCGCAGATCGTCGGGCCTGCCAGCCCGGCGGACGGCGCCGAGTATATGGTAAGCTGGGTCGAGACCGACCCCACCAACCCGGCGGTCCGGTTTGAACTGGTCGAGATGCGGAAGCGGCATCTTCTGGATGATCCGGGCGACAATCTCGATTTCTGGGAAACTAACTACTTCGGATCGACTCCGGCACGTTCGAATTCAGCGCCCAACTCGTTGTATTCCGGCACCGGCGACCTGTACGTAGCTCATCTTACCACGGCATTTCCCCATACCGTGCGGCCGGGCGACCAACTCACCTTCCGTACCTGGTACGATTTCGAATTCTACCGCGATTTCGCTTATGTGGAGATTTCCACCGATGGCCTGAATTTCATTTCCATTCCGGGCAACATAACCACCAATTTCAACCCGTACGGCGGCAATCGAGGGAACGGCATCAGCGGTACGTCGGACGGCTGGGTTGACGCGACGTTCGATCTCTCGGCCTTCCAGGGCCAGCAGGTCTGGTTCCGGTTTCTTTACCAGACCGACGAAGGTCTAGCCGGCGAGGGATGGTATATCGACGACATACACCCTCACGTGGTATTCGCTGAAACCGCGGTGGTGGCATCCGACCTGACGTCACCGTCCTATACGTTTACCGGCAGGCCGATGGACGTGTACTACTATCAGGTTCGGGCCATGGATGCCCAGAACCAGTGGGGGCGGTATTCGTCGCCAGCCGAAGTCGATGTGCTCGGCTCCGGAACCGGCGACATCGACCTCGACGGCCTTTACAGTACGGTGGCAGACCTGACTTTGCTGAGCCTGTACTTCCAGCAAGGTCTGTCCGTGTTCGATGTCTACTACGTAACCCAGATTAGCGAGACCGATGCTAACTGTGACGAAGTGCTCCTGACAGCAGCGGATCTGAATGCTCTGGCTGAGGTCGTAGTCGGCGCGCAGGCCCCCTGTTTTGCCCCGCCCGCACCCGCTCCCGGGCCGAAGACTCCCGCCTCAGGCAACTCATCATCAGATCCGAAATCCAGCAACTATGCTGTCTCCAATAGCGCAGTTTACTCCGTGTCGCTGCAGGGTACGACTTTCGAGGGCGACGACACAGTTATTGTCGACATCGTGCTGGCCGATGCCGCCACTACACTTGCCGGGTATCAGTTCCATGTGGAATACGACGCCGCCACTCTTGCACTCGACGATGTCCGCCCGGGCGATGCAATCACAGCCTGGCAGTTCTTCGACTACCACGCCAAGACAGCCGGCACGGTCGGGGAGATTACTCTCGCCGGTGTCGCACAATTCCAAGGCGCGCCTATCCTTCCCGGCGATATTGACCTCCAGCCAACGCCCGCGGTGCTGGCTCAACTCAAATTCAGCATATCAACAGCCGGTGCACCGGTGATCGCCGAGATCAGGTTCATCTGGGAGCGCTGCGGCGACAATGCAATCGTCTGCGGCCGCTTTGTTACCGACCGCCTGGTGCTCGATTCGCTGGCGCTCTCGCGAGAAGTGAGAGACGCGGACGGAACTGACATCACAGGGGTCGACGCCCGTTACGGCGGCGCAGATTACACCTGCTTTTATGGTCTGTTCGGCGATCCTCAGGCGCCGGTCGTCGACTTTCTGTCAGCGCGGATCACCCGCGACGGCGGATGCTGTGTCGGGCAGGTGGGCGATGTTAACGGCGAGGGCGGCGATGAGCCGACTATCGGCGACGTCACCATGCTGGTCGATCACCTGTTTGTCACCGGGGCCGAATTGTCTTGTCTTAGCGAAGCTGATATCAACCAATCCGGCGGCTCACAGCCTGCACTTGAGGATATTACGATCGGCGACATAACCGAGCTGGTGGATCATCTGTTCATCAGCGCGGGACCGCTCGCACCATGCTTGTGAGGATGCGCAACGTACGGCCGGCGATCGCAATGCGGACAACCAACTCTCAATGGTTGCGACAGGACTTGAGCCCGAACCGTTCCCGCGACGCGGGACGGGTCGGGCGGTGACCTGACGTCGTCAGTGCTGCCGAT
Protein-coding sequences here:
- a CDS encoding glycosyltransferase N-terminal domain-containing protein, whose protein sequence is MILLYRLLTFLLYLLVYPWARWRAARRDEVWRGRLGLDLPPHPVDLWMHAASVGEIRVISNLTAFLIKSKPDIRVHVTAVTRTGVETARAVLPRRVSVAVLPLDVLPLFTRVIGQLRPRIIVVAETEIWPNLIGAAARRGIPIILVNGRMTESSQGKYRFMARSLRRLLSKYERFFFKSEADRERFLSFGLDPSKGVVAGDMKFDAPVAMKSKEWVEEIRAELGVAMDRFLLVAGSTRPGEEAVLLAVFAELHKKYPQLRMVLAPRHLERLDEVRRLIDTTNIPSCLYGDGRACEAVSLVDRMGLLNDLYQAADLAFVGGTLVEIGGHNILEPVWARTPVLFGPHLDNVADAAEYIIANDYGAMVKDGEELKRTISDVIEKRRTFAEKVESDSGRSATALAGNYILKRLADV
- the lpxB gene encoding lipid-A-disaccharide synthase, translated to MDDPLLFVSAGDPSGDIAVSRVIAALQHKQPGVRTFGLGGARMRQLGQEQLTQPADLAVLGFWEVARRALFFRRLMRRCISAIERRRPSLILLVDYPGFNLRLADRIRPLGIPTVYYISPQVWAWGSERLEQIRKLVDRMLVILPFEEPFYREQGVACRFVGHYLLEDIPPEYVSTAAPGNGLNALLPGSRPQEIERMLPPMLEAAARMHRSHGLTSVVAALTGAYDYDSICGMYSDYGVRLSYDDARRVVYESDLVLASSGTATLEAAIIGRPMVVVYKTGFLTYQIARRLVTLDKIALVNLVLGEKVVPELIQHEASPDRMVAELERYLADERYRTRVTQALRRVPSLLGGVGASERAAEAIAEFL
- a CDS encoding Gfo/Idh/MocA family oxidoreductase — its product is MRKLKTAVVGVGSLGRHHLKWLAKLEQSELVGLYDLDRDKAAKNASEYGVRAFDSLDTLAESAEAVAIVVTTSAHFEVASKLIDCGIHCLIEKPITPSLDEARKLKELAKRCGVKVTVGQIERFNPAVRALADIEVRPSFIEAHRLAAFDPRGTDVAVVLDLMIHDIDLALMFTRSQVANIQASAVAVVSDEADIANARLTFENGAVANLTSSRISLHQMRKLRIFQKSGYFSLDLAQKQADIYQLATSDNDAGGLRVPLGKSGKDILYTKKTDTGEDMLGAELSSFLDAVINDNPVAVTIDEAAEALRVALEVKRIGLDSIDRMLQEQAV
- the lpxA gene encoding acyl-ACP--UDP-N-acetylglucosamine O-acyltransferase, with the translated sequence MSLIHATAIVSPKAELADDVSVGPHTIIEEDVVIGAGTNIASDVLIAPGTRIGSGVTISHGAVLGTVPQDLKFAGEKTVLKIGDHTTIREYATLNRGTQATGETRVGKNCFIMAYAHVAHDCHIGDNVIMANSVNLAGHIEIDDYAILGGVLPVHQFVKIGCHCMIGGGFRVQQDVCPYSLVGGYPLKVVGLNSIGLKRRGFRPEVLRTLESTFKLLFFSNLNTTQAVERIKAEIEPIDEVKKILEFVERSGRGMVK
- a CDS encoding bifunctional UDP-3-O-[3-hydroxymyristoyl] N-acetylglucosamine deacetylase/3-hydroxyacyl-ACP dehydratase, translated to MYEKQRTVRNSISLTGIGLHTGNTCTMTFKPAEPDTGIRFVRIDLPGQPWVIADIDHVVDISRGTTLQKGEARVHTVEHVLAAFAGLQIDNMIVELDSNEPPVGDGSAKPYVDCLLEAGIEDQHVDKFYLEIDTPMSYSEPERGVDLVVTPSNDLRITFLIDYKNPALGTQYTTLQDLEKEFVAEFAPARTFCFFTEIETLKAQGLIKGGGLHNAIVLYDSDKGQVEVDRIRRALDLKDEAFIGKNGIINDIPLRFYNEPVRHKTLDLLGDLALIGAPFKGHVLAARSGHRANVALARKMRELYKKKRIASRYSKGGRALFDIQAVLKILPHRYPMLLVDRIVDMEPGKRVVGVKNVTFNEPFFQGHFPDHPIMPGVLILEAMAQAGGVLLLNAVENPETKLPFFVSIDNAKFRRTVMPGDQLRFELEMEAFRHATCKMTGKAYVDEQLVCSADFKAMVVDR
- a CDS encoding M14 family zinc carboxypeptidase; the encoded protein is MRLCRTLVTAVLITLSAATLFSQVPKDIQERVFIDHKDQRRLLGSFDLDIVWTDWTYVEIITTPAQIDSLRRAGFKTETIHESVGDFYRSRLPQKDMGGYKTLAEIDAYLDGMIADHPNLVSAKQSIGLTIEGRNIWVVKISDNPNVDENEAEVLYTGCIHAREVVTPEVLFHFMDHLTNRYDTDPEVKDLVDDREIWFILVCNPDGYYYNQVIAPFGGGLWRMNRRDNGNGTFGVDVNRNFGYMWGYDNQGSSPNPGSDTYRGTGPFSEPESQAIRDFMISREFVLSVFWHSYANILIYPWGYIRLPTDDHDIYRALGDSIQNLNGYEHGLVADLLYPVNGGAFDWEYGEQTLKNKVLGTTIEAGGQSDGFWPSLARAEQIKQENLQPLMFLTRMAGNINSLRAPEPPQIVGPASPADGAEYMVSWVETDPTNPAVRFELVEMRKRHLLDDPGDNLDFWETNYFGSTPARSNSAPNSLYSGTGDLYVAHLTTAFPHTVRPGDQLTFRTWYDFEFYRDFAYVEISTDGLNFISIPGNITTNFNPYGGNRGNGISGTSDGWVDATFDLSAFQGQQVWFRFLYQTDEGLAGEGWYIDDIHPHVVFAETAVVASDLTSPSYTFTGRPMDVYYYQVRAMDAQNQWGRYSSPAEVDVLGSGTGDIDLDGLYSTVADLTLLSLYFQQGLSVFDVYYVTQISETDANCDEVLLTAADLNALAEVVVGAQAPCFAPPAPAPGPKTPASGNSSSDPKSSNYAVSNSAVYSVSLQGTTFEGDDTVIVDIVLADAATTLAGYQFHVEYDAATLALDDVRPGDAITAWQFFDYHAKTAGTVGEITLAGVAQFQGAPILPGDIDLQPTPAVLAQLKFSISTAGAPVIAEIRFIWERCGDNAIVCGRFVTDRLVLDSLALSREVRDADGTDITGVDARYGGADYTCFYGLFGDPQAPVVDFLSARITRDGGCCVGQVGDVNGEGGDEPTIGDVTMLVDHLFVTGAELSCLSEADINQSGGSQPALEDITIGDITELVDHLFISAGPLAPCL